A region from the Desulfitobacterium dehalogenans ATCC 51507 genome encodes:
- the trpC gene encoding indole-3-glycerol phosphate synthase TrpC, which yields MDILERILNEKRKRLRNLEKQTPLSELKRQLKDKVPAICPEKQGLTPNSFHVIAEIKRASPSQGIIPWRLSLEETLQAYESGGASLISILTEENFFFGGPEDFQKIRSLTSLPLLRKDFIFSEYQVIESSVMGADIILLIAGILDAAALSNLLHLTHELGLRALVECRDEEDISQALKAGAKIIGINNRDLRTFRINLERTQTLSPLIPPNCILVSESGIHTPEDAAFVSKYGAQAVLVGESCLLSPDPALHIRSLREAGLGVRTCPG from the coding sequence ATGGACATTCTCGAAAGAATTCTCAATGAGAAAAGAAAAAGGCTCCGGAATCTTGAAAAACAAACTCCCCTTTCAGAGCTTAAACGGCAATTAAAGGACAAAGTCCCTGCCATCTGTCCCGAAAAGCAAGGGCTTACCCCCAATTCCTTCCATGTCATTGCCGAAATCAAGCGCGCCTCCCCAAGCCAGGGGATTATACCTTGGCGTCTCTCCCTCGAAGAAACTCTTCAGGCTTATGAATCCGGTGGAGCCTCTCTTATCTCCATACTCACCGAGGAAAATTTCTTCTTTGGGGGACCTGAGGACTTTCAAAAAATCCGCTCCTTAACCTCCCTTCCGCTCCTGCGTAAAGATTTTATCTTCTCTGAATATCAGGTTATCGAAAGCAGTGTCATGGGAGCGGATATAATTCTTCTCATTGCCGGGATTCTGGACGCTGCCGCACTATCCAATCTCCTTCACCTGACCCACGAACTGGGATTGAGAGCCCTGGTAGAATGCCGTGATGAAGAGGATATTTCCCAGGCACTTAAAGCTGGAGCGAAGATCATCGGCATCAACAACCGGGACCTGCGAACTTTCCGGATAAATCTTGAACGCACCCAAACCCTTAGCCCCCTGATTCCACCTAATTGCATCCTGGTTAGCGAAAGTGGAATTCATACTCCCGAAGATGCTGCATTCGTCTCCAAGTATGGCGCTCAGGCAGTCCTCGTAGGCGAATCCTGCCTCCTGTCCCCTGATCCTGCCCTGCATATCCGCTCCCTGCGTGAAGCAGGTCTGGGGGTGAGGACATGCCCAGGATAA
- a CDS encoding phosphoribosylanthranilate isomerase has translation MPRIKICGIRTFEEARWAVEAGADALGFIFVPYSKRYIKPETAREIILRLPPWIGKVGVFAQESPKNVSQIIRGCPLDTLQLHGNEDPRLYHHLPVIKIKALSLPPVPDSASDADPTSQSFLAQFRGLPPASLHGILLDSALQGMAGGTGAPLPWHTPEFQDLLRRVKNLGYPLILAGGLSPDNVLEAIRLTQPYGVDVSSGVERDGRKNREKIQHFISRIRKEPPL, from the coding sequence ATGCCCAGGATAAAAATCTGTGGAATCCGTACTTTTGAAGAAGCCCGTTGGGCAGTTGAAGCCGGTGCAGATGCCCTGGGATTCATCTTCGTCCCCTACAGCAAACGTTATATCAAACCTGAGACCGCTCGGGAGATTATCCTTCGCTTACCCCCCTGGATAGGCAAAGTTGGAGTTTTCGCCCAGGAATCTCCCAAAAATGTCAGCCAAATTATCCGCGGGTGCCCCTTAGATACCCTTCAATTGCATGGGAATGAGGATCCTAGACTCTATCACCACCTGCCCGTAATAAAGATCAAAGCACTCTCTCTTCCCCCCGTACCTGATTCTGCCTCGGATGCGGATCCCACCTCCCAATCTTTTCTTGCCCAGTTCAGGGGGCTCCCCCCGGCCTCCCTCCATGGGATTCTCTTGGACTCGGCCCTCCAGGGGATGGCAGGTGGAACAGGGGCCCCCCTCCCCTGGCATACCCCAGAGTTCCAGGATCTTCTACGCAGAGTCAAGAACCTTGGTTATCCTCTGATTCTAGCCGGGGGGCTCAGCCCTGACAACGTCCTGGAGGCCATCCGTTTAACCCAGCCTTACGGGGTGGATGTCAGCTCCGGAGTAGAGCGAGATGGTCGCAAAAATCGTGAAAAAATCCAACACTTTATCTCACGAATAAGAAAGGAGCCACCACTATGA